The Pseudomonas wenzhouensis genome has a segment encoding these proteins:
- the istB gene encoding IS21-like element ISPpu7 family helper ATPase IstB, whose protein sequence is MLPHPTLDKLQTLRLHGMLKALAEQLKTPDIDSLSFEERLGLLVDRELTERDDKRLSSRLRQARLKHNASLEDIDYRSPRGLDKALILQLSGGQWLRDGLNLIIGGPTGVGKTWLACALAHQACREGYSVRYLRLPRLLEELGLAHGDGRFAKLMSSYAKTDLLILDDWGLAPFTAEQRRDMLELLDDRYGQRSTLVTSQMPVDNWHELIGDPTLADAILDRLVHNAYRINLKGESMRKRTQKLTTPANPD, encoded by the coding sequence ATGCTGCCCCATCCGACCCTGGACAAGCTCCAGACCCTGCGCCTGCACGGCATGCTCAAGGCACTCGCCGAGCAACTGAAAACCCCGGACATCGACAGCCTGAGCTTCGAGGAACGCCTCGGCCTGTTGGTCGACCGCGAACTGACTGAACGCGACGACAAGCGCCTGAGCAGCCGCCTGCGCCAGGCCCGGCTCAAGCACAACGCCAGCCTCGAAGACATCGACTACCGCAGCCCGCGCGGGCTGGATAAGGCGCTGATCCTGCAACTGAGCGGCGGCCAGTGGCTACGCGACGGCCTCAACCTGATCATCGGCGGCCCCACCGGCGTGGGCAAAACCTGGCTGGCCTGCGCCCTGGCCCACCAGGCCTGCCGAGAGGGCTACAGCGTGCGTTACCTGCGCTTGCCGCGCCTACTGGAGGAGTTGGGCCTGGCTCACGGCGACGGGCGCTTCGCCAAGCTGATGAGCAGCTACGCCAAGACCGACCTGCTGATCCTCGATGACTGGGGTCTGGCCCCGTTCACCGCCGAACAGCGTCGCGACATGCTGGAGCTACTGGATGATCGCTACGGCCAGCGCTCGACCCTGGTCACCAGCCAGATGCCGGTGGACAACTGGCACGAACTGATCGGCGATCCGACCCTGGCCGATGCCATCCTCGACCGCCTGGTGCACAACGCTTATCGGATCAATCTGAAGGGTGAATCAATGCGCAAACGGACGCAGAAATTGACGACGCCAGCCAACCCGGACTAA
- a CDS encoding DUF4113 domain-containing protein, which yields MSCRSGCTTEDGNHRPITGNKEAVTSYATRAAEKLRKQESLCRQVRISLRTGMFNPAEAKYANGVLCQLPYPTDDSRLIIKAVQAGLQRVFREGFSYAKAQVMLLDLCRRNEYTPDLFAPEQPVKTERLMSTLDAINNRWGRGTLQPGRIAKPVEWAMRRELLSPAYTTRWSELMVAKAK from the coding sequence ATGAGTTGCAGGAGTGGTTGTACCACTGAAGACGGCAACCATAGGCCGATAACAGGTAATAAGGAGGCCGTCACCAGCTATGCCACACGCGCTGCTGAAAAGCTGCGCAAGCAGGAGTCGCTCTGCAGACAAGTGAGGATCAGTCTGCGCACCGGGATGTTCAATCCAGCTGAAGCGAAATATGCCAATGGCGTCCTCTGCCAACTGCCCTACCCAACCGATGACAGCAGGCTGATCATCAAGGCCGTCCAGGCTGGATTGCAGCGAGTCTTCAGAGAGGGCTTCAGCTACGCCAAGGCTCAGGTGATGCTGTTAGATCTGTGTCGCAGGAACGAATACACGCCGGATCTGTTTGCTCCCGAGCAGCCCGTGAAAACCGAGCGACTGATGAGCACCCTAGATGCGATCAACAATCGCTGGGGACGTGGAACGCTGCAGCCGGGACGCATCGCCAAGCCAGTCGAGTGGGCTATGCGTAGAGAATTACTTTCCCCCGCCTACACTACTCGCTGGTCTGAGTTAATGGTTGCAAAAGCCAAGTAG
- a CDS encoding DUF262 domain-containing protein codes for MEANSRPLLRIFEPTVCYQIPLFQRPYVWKRENNWQPLWEDFERLLGVVLAGEKLRPHFLGAVVLEQLRNDTGSVQCRQVIDGQQRFTTLQLLLIAVRDLCRRLGIERFAGRFESLVSNSDTMVDDASEVRKLLPTNADRQAYALVHGAGSPDALQQQAQKKSMEFSHEQGIIGAYLYFYQQLEGWLRTDAAEAEVLQDKQLDALWAVVRNGLQLVVIDLGEDDESQVIFETLNARGTQLLPADLIKNFLFRRAQAEGSDIDTLYEDNWAEFDGDFWREEIKQGRENRPRIDIFTRHFLTLVMRRDIRVGHIFNEYKSYVQYAADSDSYFIEPASSASEHISLLKTYAGHFREFSSPTPGTRLARFLARLEVIDTSTVYPLLLLCSQQLRLQQQEEFEAILTLVESFLFRRMICGLTTKNYNRLFLDLIRHLEREKQITAQLVSAFLISSDGESVRFPTDTELKTALLDYPLYQWWPQYRVRAVLKALERALVHAKSEATSLPKGLTIEHILPVTWQEHWPLPADVQGDLQKKLEFSQRRDRLKHTLGNLTLVTVSLNPALSNSSWSVKKPELLKWSKLNLSRDLHDHAEWAEEAILSRGKTLAKAAIEIWPYPDQS; via the coding sequence ATGGAAGCCAACAGCCGCCCTCTACTGCGGATCTTTGAACCTACTGTGTGCTACCAGATTCCTCTGTTCCAGAGGCCTTATGTCTGGAAACGGGAAAATAACTGGCAGCCGCTGTGGGAGGACTTCGAGCGACTGCTCGGCGTGGTGCTGGCTGGTGAGAAGCTGCGCCCGCACTTCCTCGGTGCCGTGGTACTCGAACAGCTACGCAACGATACCGGCTCGGTACAGTGCCGTCAGGTCATTGATGGACAGCAGCGCTTCACCACTCTGCAACTGCTGCTGATCGCCGTCCGAGATCTGTGCCGCAGGCTGGGCATCGAGCGTTTTGCCGGTCGTTTCGAGTCGCTCGTTTCCAACAGTGACACGATGGTCGATGATGCCTCGGAAGTGCGAAAGCTACTGCCAACTAATGCAGACCGCCAAGCATATGCGCTGGTGCACGGGGCAGGTAGTCCGGATGCGCTGCAGCAGCAGGCACAGAAGAAAAGCATGGAGTTCAGCCACGAGCAGGGCATCATAGGAGCTTACCTGTACTTCTATCAGCAGCTCGAGGGCTGGCTGCGGACGGACGCTGCAGAAGCCGAAGTCTTGCAGGATAAGCAACTGGATGCGCTTTGGGCCGTGGTCCGCAATGGTCTGCAACTGGTGGTAATCGATCTGGGCGAGGACGATGAGTCCCAGGTGATCTTCGAGACGCTAAATGCCCGTGGCACCCAACTACTGCCGGCCGATCTGATCAAGAACTTTTTATTCCGCCGCGCGCAGGCCGAGGGCAGCGATATCGATACGCTGTATGAGGACAACTGGGCTGAGTTCGATGGCGATTTCTGGCGCGAAGAGATCAAGCAGGGCCGAGAGAATCGCCCACGCATCGACATATTCACCCGCCACTTCCTTACTCTGGTCATGCGCCGCGATATCCGTGTCGGGCACATCTTCAACGAGTACAAGAGCTACGTGCAGTACGCTGCCGACTCGGACTCGTACTTTATCGAACCGGCTAGCTCGGCCAGTGAGCATATCTCCCTGCTCAAAACCTATGCCGGACACTTCCGCGAGTTCTCCTCGCCAACGCCGGGCACACGTTTGGCCAGGTTTCTGGCACGCCTCGAAGTGATCGACACCTCGACAGTCTATCCATTGTTGTTACTGTGCAGCCAGCAGCTGCGGTTGCAGCAGCAAGAGGAGTTTGAGGCGATCCTGACGTTAGTCGAGTCTTTCCTGTTCCGCCGGATGATTTGTGGCCTGACCACCAAAAACTACAACCGCCTGTTCCTCGACCTGATCCGTCATCTTGAGCGAGAAAAGCAGATCACGGCGCAGTTGGTAAGCGCTTTCCTGATCTCCAGCGATGGAGAAAGCGTGCGTTTCCCAACAGATACCGAGTTGAAGACAGCTCTGCTCGACTACCCATTGTACCAGTGGTGGCCGCAGTACCGGGTGCGGGCAGTGCTCAAGGCCTTGGAGCGAGCATTGGTGCATGCCAAGAGCGAGGCAACCAGCTTGCCGAAGGGTTTAACCATTGAACACATCTTGCCCGTAACCTGGCAGGAGCATTGGCCACTGCCTGCGGATGTTCAGGGCGATCTGCAGAAAAAGCTCGAGTTTAGCCAGCGCCGCGACCGTCTCAAGCACACGCTCGGCAACCTGACATTGGTGACCGTCAGCTTGAATCCTGCGTTGTCCAACTCCTCCTGGTCCGTCAAAAAGCCGGAACTGTTGAAGTGGAGTAAGCTGAACCTGAGCCGCGATCTGCATGATCATGCGGAATGGGCGGAGGAGGCGATTCTTTCCAGGGGTAAAACCCTTGCTAAGGCTGCCATTGAAATATGGCCATATCCGGATCAGTCATAG
- the istA gene encoding IS21 family transposase, whose translation MRKIREVLRLKFEVGLSARQIAVSVQVGRVTVGDYLNRFAASGLSWPCSLSDAELEHQLFPPPPAVPSEQRPLPDWAMIHAELRRPGVTLALLWQEYRLSQPQGFQYSWFCEHYRAWQGKLDVVMRQEHRVGEKLFVDYAGQTVPVIDRHSGEIRQAQVFVAVLGASSYTFAEATWSQQLPDWLGSHARCFAFLGGVPEIVVPDNLRSAVSKSHRYEPDINPSYRDLAEHYGVAVVPARARKPRDKAKAEVGVQVVERWILAALRNRQFFSLDELNSAIALLLERLNRRPFRKLPGSRHSAFEALDRPALRPLPEQPYVYAEWKKARVHIDYHVEVDGHYYSVPYQLVKKQLEVRLTARTVECFHANQRVASHLRSPHKGRHSTQAEHMPKSHREHAEWTPQRLIRWAEQTGPNTAGVISHILERRIHPTQGYRACLGILRLGKTHGEVRLELACRRALSLGACSYKSLESILRQGLENLPLAQANLPLLPDDHANLRGPGYYH comes from the coding sequence ATGCGTAAGATTCGCGAAGTACTACGTCTCAAGTTCGAGGTCGGACTATCGGCTCGCCAGATTGCGGTCAGCGTGCAGGTCGGTCGTGTCACCGTCGGCGACTACCTCAATCGTTTTGCCGCCAGCGGTCTCAGTTGGCCCTGTTCGTTGTCCGATGCCGAGTTGGAGCATCAGCTGTTCCCGCCACCGCCGGCGGTACCCAGCGAGCAACGACCGCTGCCCGATTGGGCCATGATCCACGCCGAGCTGCGTCGCCCCGGCGTGACCCTGGCGCTGCTCTGGCAGGAGTATCGCCTGAGCCAGCCGCAGGGCTTTCAATACAGCTGGTTCTGCGAGCACTACCGAGCCTGGCAGGGCAAGCTGGACGTGGTGATGCGCCAGGAGCATCGCGTCGGCGAGAAGTTGTTCGTCGACTACGCCGGGCAGACGGTGCCGGTGATCGACCGCCACAGCGGCGAGATCCGCCAGGCGCAGGTGTTCGTCGCGGTGCTTGGTGCATCCAGCTACACCTTCGCCGAAGCCACCTGGTCGCAGCAGTTACCTGACTGGCTGGGCTCCCATGCCCGCTGCTTCGCCTTCCTCGGCGGCGTGCCCGAGATCGTGGTGCCGGACAACCTGCGCAGCGCGGTGAGCAAGAGCCATCGCTACGAGCCGGACATCAACCCGAGCTACCGCGATCTGGCCGAGCACTATGGCGTGGCGGTGGTGCCGGCGCGGGCGCGTAAGCCGCGCGACAAGGCTAAGGCTGAGGTCGGCGTGCAGGTGGTCGAGCGCTGGATCCTCGCCGCGCTGAGGAACCGCCAGTTCTTCTCCCTGGACGAACTCAACAGCGCCATTGCCTTATTGCTGGAGCGGCTCAACCGACGACCGTTTCGCAAGCTGCCGGGCTCCCGGCACTCGGCCTTCGAAGCCCTGGATCGTCCAGCGCTGCGCCCACTGCCGGAGCAGCCCTACGTGTATGCCGAGTGGAAGAAGGCGCGGGTGCACATCGACTACCACGTCGAGGTCGATGGGCACTACTACTCGGTGCCGTACCAACTGGTGAAGAAACAACTGGAAGTACGCCTGACAGCGCGCACGGTGGAGTGCTTCCACGCCAATCAGCGGGTGGCCAGCCACCTGCGCTCACCGCACAAGGGCCGGCACAGCACACAGGCCGAGCACATGCCCAAGAGCCATCGCGAGCACGCCGAGTGGACGCCACAACGGCTGATCCGCTGGGCTGAGCAGACCGGGCCGAACACGGCCGGCGTGATCAGCCACATCCTCGAACGGCGCATCCACCCAACCCAAGGCTACCGGGCCTGCCTGGGCATCCTGCGCCTGGGCAAGACCCATGGCGAAGTGCGCTTGGAGTTGGCCTGCCGTCGCGCCCTCAGCCTCGGTGCGTGCAGCTACAAGAGCCTCGAATCGATCCTGCGCCAGGGGCTGGAAAACCTGCCGTTGGCTCAAGCCAACCTGCCCCTGCTGCCGGACGACCACGCCAACCTGCGCGGCCCCGGCTACTACCACTGA
- a CDS encoding OB-fold protein yields MALINCGECDRMTSDQAAACPHCGAPIAEQLLPASQTSHQPASRTVGFGLGLGIFLVPLVFAWFLLREGHSAASRVIGFAWLALFIFGVAGSERASTESSVKSSSQIQPAKAAAPLIEVSAQQLAQAYDRNTVAADQQFKGKRFKVTGTVDSINTDMFGNPYITLRGGVNQFMEPQFELKKSYANYAATLHRGMRISLICTGGGDIAKIPMSQNCVPDA; encoded by the coding sequence ATGGCACTGATCAATTGTGGCGAATGCGACCGTATGACCAGCGACCAAGCAGCCGCCTGTCCGCACTGCGGCGCGCCGATTGCCGAGCAACTATTGCCAGCAAGTCAAACGTCACACCAACCGGCGAGCCGCACTGTTGGATTCGGGCTAGGCCTGGGTATTTTCCTGGTACCGCTGGTGTTTGCCTGGTTTCTACTGCGTGAAGGGCATAGCGCGGCGAGCCGGGTGATCGGCTTTGCGTGGTTGGCCTTGTTTATATTCGGCGTGGCAGGGAGTGAGCGCGCCAGTACCGAGTCCTCGGTAAAATCCAGTAGCCAAATCCAGCCGGCTAAAGCCGCTGCGCCACTGATTGAAGTGAGTGCACAGCAATTAGCCCAGGCCTACGACCGCAACACCGTCGCGGCCGATCAGCAATTCAAAGGCAAGCGCTTCAAAGTCACTGGCACCGTGGACTCGATCAATACCGATATGTTCGGTAACCCCTACATCACCCTGCGCGGTGGGGTAAATCAGTTTATGGAGCCGCAGTTCGAGCTGAAAAAGTCGTATGCCAACTATGCCGCCACGTTGCATCGCGGTATGCGCATCAGCCTGATCTGCACCGGCGGTGGCGATATCGCCAAAATTCCCATGTCGCAGAACTGCGTTCCAGACGCGTGA
- a CDS encoding ATP-binding domain-containing protein → MKKQHSDEYLYKVAHEELEVLEGIIDYAERMIREGDLSYRDLKRNAYGKALVIRRGIGGVATYRLGMHSLVYPKASSGYATPHSPIGRLLAVAGMGFEGCSLAWGDYEVEEERQFRRHSFEELEQHARNFLAMGVENASGQGKVVDLRAFVGKVIAKAQQLRAFKGTPMTGMPSEAIEGQKLEATPARDEVTISVEPPSVFDKLPVLKIVDDEENEVVHPLDLDDLEEEPDTEASERMSLDEHFFLNRTRNQDKIISRSPVGPMWVEGIAGSGKTSAALGRTKMLCDFNSNDVSDRATFRTILGDDFDYWEGKFAGKFSQEGSVGFVRTAELIQYLKETCSKLGMPSLPVQEYHELRSRLRNYRQLETSGDAGKRFKHSSVEGPAPISTLAWLNAARLAVARVIAANFREQLAYLDSEPGQRFTAHQRALLAIANKALSSSVNEFIQQLMLPVSTERVLHGLAANLIETSQALAQRILGPDTLSIHLAGHVVYGNGNPELAKRLAELPVDLFVSPERALILYREDTSSTGTGQKVQLCSSSGRYQFLSPAKQPLSFEAALNASRAGEDVRVLLPSITGGQSFEVRFLAVSELFISLGRPQSLLYLEDGALKWLKIVRAVGSLALPGEDKQSQLTVRKIFLKSALDHFVKPLKGFAGLYSRALHNHADAFPSAQAVQQVLQRIEDQRLNDADIDLLLCLAHDLSFGVTAKVHPSLREPAYYQSVFVDEVQDFTEQQIYLMNCQADPSYSAITVVGDRSQQLLRNEEMHIDACFPIGTRPEFVSLDENLRQKGQPELASFSAMLRKLFEHGAAPDVQKLNAALLHDQQSPQGAFTLRGFSGRDEEFRYLCSLIADIPENQTVAVVLPDQETAQELHAYCEQELEGSFRKMSMSEHIDLSKKYLVHFTSVLHVKGLEFDIVLLPMIEKYDLSQPVFRNRLYVGCSRARQRLVMSRLSKRIDARD, encoded by the coding sequence ATGAAAAAGCAGCATAGTGACGAATATCTGTACAAGGTTGCACATGAAGAACTGGAGGTGCTCGAGGGCATTATCGATTATGCCGAACGCATGATTCGTGAAGGAGATCTCTCTTATCGTGACCTCAAGCGTAACGCCTATGGCAAGGCCCTGGTCATCAGGCGGGGAATTGGTGGAGTTGCCACATACCGGTTGGGCATGCATTCGTTGGTATATCCGAAGGCAAGTTCCGGCTATGCCACCCCTCACTCACCTATTGGTCGGCTGCTGGCTGTGGCTGGAATGGGATTTGAGGGCTGTTCACTGGCCTGGGGAGACTATGAGGTGGAGGAGGAGCGACAGTTCCGCCGCCATAGTTTTGAAGAACTGGAACAGCATGCTCGCAACTTTCTGGCAATGGGGGTCGAGAATGCCAGTGGGCAGGGAAAGGTAGTGGATCTGAGAGCCTTTGTTGGCAAAGTTATAGCAAAAGCGCAGCAGTTGCGCGCCTTCAAAGGCACCCCCATGACTGGCATGCCTAGCGAAGCTATTGAGGGCCAGAAGTTGGAGGCCACACCAGCGCGGGATGAAGTGACGATCTCGGTTGAACCTCCCTCGGTTTTCGATAAGTTGCCAGTTTTGAAAATTGTTGATGATGAAGAAAACGAGGTGGTGCACCCGCTCGACCTCGATGACCTTGAAGAAGAGCCGGACACAGAAGCCTCTGAGCGCATGAGCTTGGACGAACACTTCTTTCTGAACCGCACGCGCAATCAAGACAAAATCATTTCTCGCTCCCCGGTCGGGCCCATGTGGGTGGAAGGTATTGCCGGTTCAGGTAAAACTTCTGCTGCGCTCGGACGCACCAAGATGCTCTGCGACTTTAACTCGAATGATGTCTCGGATCGGGCGACATTTCGGACCATTCTGGGTGACGACTTCGATTACTGGGAGGGCAAATTCGCCGGCAAGTTCTCCCAGGAAGGGAGTGTTGGCTTCGTACGTACGGCCGAGCTGATTCAATACCTCAAAGAGACTTGCAGCAAACTGGGTATGCCCAGCTTGCCTGTGCAGGAATATCACGAGTTGCGTTCCAGACTGCGCAACTATCGTCAACTGGAAACCTCTGGAGACGCAGGCAAACGCTTCAAACATAGCAGTGTCGAAGGCCCTGCCCCGATCTCCACGCTTGCGTGGCTCAATGCTGCACGTTTGGCTGTAGCACGAGTGATTGCTGCCAACTTTCGGGAACAGTTAGCTTACCTGGACAGTGAGCCTGGGCAACGATTTACGGCTCATCAACGCGCTTTGTTGGCCATAGCCAACAAAGCGCTTTCCTCCAGCGTGAATGAGTTTATCCAACAGCTGATGTTGCCCGTTTCTACAGAGCGGGTTCTGCATGGTCTTGCCGCCAACTTGATTGAGACGAGTCAGGCATTGGCCCAGCGTATCCTCGGTCCGGATACGCTGAGCATCCATTTGGCCGGCCACGTTGTGTACGGCAACGGCAACCCGGAACTGGCCAAACGCTTGGCCGAATTGCCGGTCGACCTCTTTGTGTCACCGGAACGGGCGCTGATTCTGTACCGAGAGGACACGTCCAGCACGGGGACTGGGCAAAAGGTGCAGCTGTGCTCATCCAGTGGGCGTTATCAGTTCCTGTCACCAGCTAAGCAACCGCTATCATTTGAGGCAGCATTGAACGCTTCACGGGCGGGCGAGGATGTCCGTGTGTTGCTGCCATCTATCACGGGAGGGCAGAGCTTTGAGGTCAGGTTCCTGGCCGTTAGTGAGCTGTTCATTTCCCTGGGGCGTCCCCAGTCCTTGCTGTATCTCGAAGATGGCGCCCTGAAATGGCTTAAGATTGTTCGAGCTGTTGGTAGCCTTGCTCTTCCGGGCGAGGACAAGCAGTCACAGCTGACGGTGCGTAAGATTTTCCTCAAATCGGCATTGGACCATTTTGTTAAACCATTAAAAGGTTTTGCTGGGCTTTATTCCCGGGCATTACATAATCACGCTGACGCCTTCCCCAGCGCACAAGCCGTGCAGCAGGTATTGCAGCGTATTGAAGACCAGCGTTTGAACGATGCAGACATCGATCTTTTGCTGTGTCTGGCCCACGATCTGAGTTTCGGCGTAACGGCCAAAGTACATCCTAGCTTGCGCGAGCCGGCTTATTATCAGAGCGTATTCGTCGACGAAGTCCAAGACTTCACCGAGCAGCAGATCTATCTGATGAATTGCCAGGCAGATCCCAGCTATAGCGCTATTACCGTAGTTGGGGATCGTTCGCAGCAGCTTTTGCGCAATGAGGAAATGCACATCGACGCATGCTTCCCAATCGGCACGCGCCCAGAATTTGTGAGCCTAGACGAGAATCTAAGGCAGAAAGGACAGCCGGAGCTGGCCAGCTTCAGTGCGATGTTACGCAAACTGTTCGAGCACGGAGCCGCCCCGGATGTACAGAAGTTGAATGCTGCGTTGCTGCATGATCAGCAGAGCCCGCAAGGCGCATTTACCCTGCGCGGGTTTTCCGGACGGGATGAGGAGTTCAGATACCTGTGCAGTTTGATTGCCGATATTCCTGAGAACCAGACAGTTGCTGTTGTCCTGCCCGACCAAGAAACAGCCCAAGAGCTGCATGCATATTGCGAACAGGAATTGGAAGGCAGCTTCCGCAAGATGAGTATGTCCGAGCATATCGACCTGTCTAAGAAGTACCTTGTGCACTTCACATCGGTGCTGCATGTGAAGGGGCTGGAGTTCGATATTGTGCTACTGCCTATGATCGAGAAGTACGACCTTAGCCAGCCAGTGTTCAGAAACCGGCTGTACGTTGGGTGCTCTAGGGCCAGGCAGCGGCTGGTAATGAGCCGATTGAGTAAGCGAATTGATGCCAGGGATTGA
- a CDS encoding WYL domain-containing protein encodes MKRKQEIESVRWDLALRYRLIETVVWWEGRLTTNHLMQSFGISRQQASKDINTYINEHAPHNLTYDKHLKGYVPSKQFAPLFIDDSASAYLHLLNQNHDRAPHIEGLALAYAHTEVLQVPDRTVRPELLRPLLRACREGLRLECEYVSFTTPDAETRLIAPHTLIYTGMRWHVRAYCEKNRDYRDFVLSRFRGKPELMDDETENTRDQDPGWSSQVQVIIAPDSRLKPEQQAIIETDYGMQDGRLVIDTRGALVQYVLQRYQIDPTKVHAKATAQQIVVVNLDELQEWLYH; translated from the coding sequence ATGAAACGCAAACAAGAAATCGAATCGGTGCGCTGGGATCTGGCACTGCGCTATCGCCTGATCGAAACCGTGGTCTGGTGGGAGGGTCGCTTGACCACGAACCACCTGATGCAGAGCTTTGGCATCAGCCGCCAGCAAGCCTCGAAAGACATCAATACCTATATCAACGAGCATGCGCCCCATAACCTGACATATGACAAACATCTGAAGGGATATGTGCCGAGCAAGCAATTTGCCCCGCTGTTTATCGATGACAGCGCCAGCGCCTATCTGCACCTGCTCAACCAGAACCATGACCGGGCCCCGCATATCGAGGGCCTGGCATTGGCTTATGCACACACCGAAGTGCTGCAAGTACCGGATCGCACCGTGAGACCGGAACTGCTGCGCCCTCTTCTGCGCGCCTGCCGTGAAGGCTTGCGCCTGGAGTGTGAGTACGTGTCTTTCACCACCCCAGATGCCGAAACCCGGCTGATCGCCCCGCACACGCTGATCTACACCGGGATGCGTTGGCATGTGCGTGCGTATTGCGAGAAGAACAGGGATTACCGCGACTTCGTGCTTAGCCGCTTTCGTGGCAAGCCCGAGTTGATGGATGACGAAACCGAAAACACCCGCGATCAAGATCCGGGATGGAGCAGCCAGGTGCAGGTCATCATCGCACCGGACTCACGCCTTAAACCCGAACAGCAAGCCATCATCGAGACCGACTACGGCATGCAGGATGGGCGGCTGGTGATCGATACGCGTGGCGCGCTGGTGCAATACGTGCTGCAGCGTTATCAGATTGATCCGACCAAGGTACATGCCAAAGCGACGGCGCAGCAGATTGTAGTGGTGAACCTGGATGAGTTGCAGGAGTGGTTGTACCACTGA